A single window of Pectobacterium parmentieri DNA harbors:
- a CDS encoding sulfonate ABC transporter substrate-binding protein, translating to MIGFFRYSFIFIASLVLPAMAYSADVVRIGYQKSATTLVLLKEEGSLENRLRSQGVKVEWTQFPGGPQLLEGLNIGAIDFGFTGETPPVFAQAANANLVYVANEPASPTAEAILVLKDSPLSSVAQLKGKKVALNKGSNVHYLLVRALFEAGLQYSDITPVYLPPADARAAFENGSVDAWVIWDPFSAAAEKQIHARVLRDGRGIVDNYQFYLARRDFADKHPHIITALIEEVRLIGKKAVDSPEEVARQIAPLLGLPANIAQLAVERQGYDAQFISPEAIASQQRIADTFVGLKLIPKKLDIKQAVWTPPQ from the coding sequence ATGATCGGTTTTTTCCGTTACAGCTTCATTTTCATTGCGTCGCTGGTACTTCCTGCGATGGCCTATTCTGCCGATGTAGTACGGATCGGATATCAAAAGTCGGCGACAACGTTAGTTTTGCTAAAAGAAGAAGGTTCTCTGGAAAATAGGTTACGTTCACAAGGCGTTAAAGTGGAGTGGACACAGTTTCCCGGTGGACCTCAACTGCTGGAAGGGCTGAATATTGGAGCGATTGATTTTGGTTTTACGGGAGAAACACCGCCAGTATTCGCTCAGGCGGCAAATGCTAATTTGGTTTATGTCGCCAATGAACCTGCTTCCCCGACGGCGGAAGCGATCCTGGTTCTTAAGGATTCGCCGCTGAGCTCAGTGGCACAGCTAAAAGGGAAAAAGGTTGCCTTAAATAAAGGCTCTAACGTTCATTACTTATTAGTACGGGCGTTGTTCGAAGCTGGCCTGCAATATAGCGATATCACACCCGTTTATTTACCCCCCGCAGACGCGCGTGCGGCATTTGAAAATGGCAGTGTCGATGCCTGGGTTATCTGGGATCCTTTCAGTGCTGCGGCAGAAAAACAGATCCATGCTCGGGTGCTGCGCGATGGGCGCGGGATTGTTGATAATTACCAGTTTTATCTGGCAAGGCGCGATTTTGCCGACAAACATCCACATATCATCACCGCGCTAATCGAAGAGGTTCGTCTGATTGGCAAGAAAGCCGTCGACTCTCCGGAAGAGGTTGCCCGTCAGATCGCCCCCTTGTTAGGGCTTCCTGCAAATATCGCCCAGCTTGCCGTTGAGAGGCAGGGCTATGATGCACAGTTTATTTCGCCTGAAGCGATTGCCAGCCAGCAG
- the hpxK gene encoding allantoate amidohydrolase, with product MSEILMLPAAAQAAAEQIMSRCDALAEISETPGQLTRVYLSLEHLRANRLVGEWMREAGMNVWQDSVGNICGRYEGLTPDAPALLLGSHLDTVRNAGRYDGMLGVLTAIEVVRAFQQQGIRLPVALEIIGFGDEEGTRFGITLLGSRGLTGTWPENWLACEDAEGTSVAQALTIAGLDPLEVAQAARPVSDIVAYLELHIEQGPCLEQQDLALGVVTAINGARRLNCTFLGLAGHAGTVPMTQRQDALAAAADWMAQAERMTRESDPHLVATFGTLQCLPGAANVIPGEVKMTLDIRGPEDATLDALLQKLLTLAQDIAYQRGCQFSAEEYYRIAATRCDPTLQSALNEAVMQVQGKTLMLPSGAGHDAIAIAECWPVAMLFVRCRSGISHHPDESVITADVALALSALGNMILAYNDNSDLVSSFSSK from the coding sequence ATGAGTGAAATTCTGATGTTGCCCGCTGCTGCACAGGCTGCCGCCGAACAGATTATGTCGCGCTGCGATGCACTGGCTGAAATTAGCGAAACGCCCGGTCAACTGACCCGTGTTTACCTGTCGCTGGAACACCTGCGTGCCAATAGGCTGGTGGGGGAGTGGATGCGCGAAGCCGGGATGAACGTTTGGCAGGATAGCGTTGGCAACATTTGTGGTCGCTATGAAGGATTAACACCGGATGCACCCGCGTTACTGCTCGGCTCGCATCTGGATACGGTACGCAATGCCGGTCGCTATGACGGGATGCTAGGCGTATTAACGGCGATTGAGGTAGTGCGCGCATTTCAGCAGCAGGGAATTCGATTGCCCGTGGCGCTGGAAATTATCGGCTTCGGCGATGAGGAGGGTACGCGTTTTGGCATTACTCTGCTGGGAAGCCGAGGTTTGACGGGCACCTGGCCGGAAAACTGGCTGGCGTGTGAGGATGCAGAAGGCACCAGCGTGGCGCAGGCGTTGACCATTGCAGGGCTGGACCCGCTTGAGGTGGCGCAGGCGGCACGTCCGGTCAGTGACATCGTCGCTTATCTGGAATTGCACATCGAGCAGGGGCCGTGTCTGGAACAGCAGGATCTGGCGCTGGGCGTGGTGACGGCAATCAACGGGGCGCGGCGGCTCAACTGCACGTTTCTCGGTCTGGCGGGGCATGCAGGAACGGTGCCGATGACGCAGCGGCAGGATGCTCTGGCCGCGGCGGCCGACTGGATGGCACAGGCAGAACGGATGACGCGGGAAAGCGATCCTCATCTGGTCGCTACGTTTGGTACGTTGCAATGCTTACCGGGCGCGGCGAATGTCATCCCCGGTGAAGTGAAGATGACGCTGGATATTCGCGGACCGGAGGATGCGACGCTGGATGCGTTGCTGCAAAAACTCCTGACGCTGGCACAGGATATCGCGTACCAGCGCGGCTGCCAGTTCAGCGCCGAAGAGTATTATCGTATTGCGGCAACCCGCTGCGATCCTACGTTACAGTCGGCATTAAATGAGGCGGTGATGCAGGTGCAGGGGAAAACGCTGATGCTACCGAGCGGCGCAGGGCATGACGCTATCGCCATCGCCGAATGCTGGCCAGTGGCGATGCTCTTTGTCCGCTGTCGCAGCGGCATCAGCCACCATCCCGACGAATCCGTTATCACGGCAGATGTGGCACTGGCATTAAGTGCGCTGGGAAATATGATATTAGCGTATAACGATAACAGTGATTTAGTTTCATCTTTCTCATCGAAATAA
- a CDS encoding aminotransferase class III-fold pyridoxal phosphate-dependent enzyme — MTKQRKDLRNIINDNFWLPFTPNGDFRQDPKLFTQAEGFYYQDNAGNHILDGVSGLFTSALGHRRQEIADAVYQQFMTLDYSPSFYRSHPLAFETANELAKILPPQLDRLFFVNSGSEAIDSALKVALAYQRARKQSSRKLFISRERAYHGVNFGGVALSGLTNNRRQFAGSWPQVVHLRHTWLEENRYQRGQPEHGDYLADDLQRLIELHGAENIAACVIEPIAGSTGVLVPPKGYLERIRLLCDRYDILLIMDEVICGFGRTGKAFASQTFSIRPDIITLAKALTNGTQPMAAVAVDRRIYDQIINAAGEQEIEFFHGYTWSAHPAACAAALTTLRLYQEENVFANGEKLSPYFLDKLFELQGLPIISDIRGFGLLGGIDLHPTEKAGQRGYRLQKKLFERRLHLKSTGDTLIIAPILVSNPTYIDDLFSILREVLSEEH; from the coding sequence ATGACCAAACAACGGAAAGATCTCCGTAATATCATTAATGACAACTTCTGGCTTCCCTTTACACCAAACGGGGATTTCCGCCAGGACCCGAAATTATTTACTCAAGCTGAAGGGTTTTATTATCAGGACAACGCAGGGAATCACATACTGGACGGCGTCTCCGGTTTGTTTACTTCTGCTTTAGGTCATCGTCGCCAGGAAATTGCCGATGCGGTTTATCAGCAATTTATGACACTGGACTACAGTCCCAGCTTTTATCGCAGCCATCCTCTGGCATTTGAAACCGCGAACGAGTTGGCAAAAATTCTTCCCCCACAGCTTGATCGCCTATTTTTTGTAAATTCCGGTTCAGAAGCGATCGACAGCGCCCTGAAAGTCGCACTTGCCTACCAACGGGCCCGTAAACAGAGTTCACGTAAGTTGTTTATATCCCGTGAACGCGCTTATCACGGCGTCAACTTTGGTGGTGTAGCATTGAGCGGGCTGACCAACAACCGTCGACAGTTTGCAGGTAGCTGGCCGCAGGTTGTTCACCTACGCCATACCTGGCTGGAGGAGAACCGTTATCAGCGGGGGCAACCTGAACACGGCGACTATCTGGCAGACGATCTGCAACGCCTGATTGAATTACATGGCGCTGAAAATATTGCGGCCTGCGTGATCGAACCTATCGCGGGCTCTACTGGCGTATTGGTTCCGCCCAAAGGCTATCTTGAACGTATCCGGCTACTGTGCGATCGCTATGACATTCTGCTGATTATGGATGAAGTGATTTGCGGATTCGGGCGAACCGGCAAGGCATTCGCCAGCCAAACATTTTCTATCCGCCCAGACATTATTACCCTTGCCAAGGCACTGACCAACGGCACACAGCCTATGGCCGCTGTTGCCGTCGATCGTCGTATTTACGATCAAATTATTAACGCCGCGGGCGAACAGGAAATTGAATTTTTTCACGGTTACACCTGGAGTGCCCACCCGGCAGCCTGCGCGGCAGCACTCACCACTTTACGTCTGTATCAAGAAGAGAACGTTTTTGCCAACGGAGAAAAACTAAGCCCTTATTTTCTTGATAAGTTATTTGAACTACAAGGGCTGCCGATAATTAGCGATATTCGTGGATTTGGTCTATTAGGCGGTATCGATCTACACCCTACAGAGAAGGCAGGACAGCGCGGTTATCGGTTACAAAAAAAACTCTTCGAACGCCGGCTACACCTGAAATCCACTGGTGATACCTTAATTATCGCCCCAATACTGGTTTCGAACCCTACCTATATTGACGATCTTTTCTCTATTCTCCGCGAGGTGCTCAGCGAAGAACATTAA